In a single window of the Arthrobacter sp. StoSoilA2 genome:
- a CDS encoding OsmC family protein, which yields MAATRTAHTVWNGNLIEGAGNTTLDSSGLGTFDVTWKARTEQSGGKTSPEELIAAAHSACFSMAFSNELAQAGFTPEEIQTKADVTFVPGTGITGSHLTMTARIPGISEEDFRRISEAAKTGCPVSGALASIDITLDATLEA from the coding sequence ATGGCAGCAACACGCACCGCACACACGGTTTGGAACGGCAACCTGATCGAGGGTGCTGGAAACACGACGCTGGATAGCTCAGGCCTGGGCACGTTCGATGTCACCTGGAAGGCACGTACCGAGCAGTCCGGCGGCAAGACCAGTCCGGAAGAACTGATCGCTGCAGCGCACTCCGCGTGCTTCTCCATGGCCTTCAGCAACGAGCTCGCACAGGCGGGCTTTACCCCTGAGGAAATCCAGACCAAGGCCGACGTGACCTTCGTCCCCGGCACCGGTATCACCGGCAGCCACCTGACGATGACCGCCAGGATCCCCGGCATTTCCGAAGAGGATTTCCGCCGTATCTCCGAAGCGGCAAAGACCGGTTGCCCGGTTTCCGGTGCGCTGGCCAGCATTGACATCACACTGGACGCAACGCTCGAAGCATAG
- a CDS encoding TIGR01777 family oxidoreductase: MRIVMSGASGMIGTAVSEHLKSTGDDVIRLVRRPAKTEDERTWDPATGDLDEAVLEGADAVINLSGAGIGDRPWTRHRIAVIRDSRLQATRTLTAAMRRLGQPELSFVSQSASGYYGASRQGLLREDSGPGQGVLGALCVEWEQTARTAPSSVRVVTPRTGVVLSTSGGALGPMLPLLRLGLGGPFGNGRQFWPWITLADEAAALAFLLKSDLESAVNVCAPESADVNTIVGRLAKAFHRPAFVRVPRPALRLVLGRLADELVLANQRMEPAKLAAAGFHWKHPGLDEAMEWLTGNPSS; the protein is encoded by the coding sequence ATGCGAATCGTAATGTCCGGAGCCTCAGGGATGATCGGGACGGCAGTGTCCGAGCATCTGAAAAGTACAGGTGACGACGTCATCCGGCTGGTGCGCCGGCCTGCAAAGACTGAGGACGAAAGGACATGGGATCCAGCCACGGGAGACTTGGACGAGGCCGTCCTCGAAGGCGCGGATGCTGTGATCAACTTGTCGGGCGCCGGAATAGGGGACCGACCCTGGACCAGGCACCGGATTGCTGTCATTCGTGACTCGCGCCTTCAGGCCACCCGGACACTGACGGCGGCCATGCGTCGCCTTGGCCAGCCGGAGTTGTCCTTCGTCAGCCAGTCAGCGTCCGGCTACTACGGCGCCTCCCGGCAAGGCCTGCTCCGTGAGGACTCGGGTCCAGGTCAAGGAGTGCTGGGCGCGCTATGTGTCGAATGGGAGCAAACCGCCAGAACCGCTCCCTCCAGCGTGAGGGTAGTGACACCCCGGACCGGAGTGGTGTTGAGCACTTCCGGCGGCGCGCTCGGACCGATGCTTCCCCTGCTCAGGCTTGGGCTTGGTGGACCCTTCGGAAATGGGCGACAATTCTGGCCGTGGATCACCCTTGCCGACGAAGCCGCTGCACTGGCCTTCCTCCTCAAGTCCGATCTGGAAAGTGCGGTTAATGTGTGCGCCCCGGAAAGCGCAGACGTCAACACCATCGTCGGGCGGCTTGCGAAAGCCTTCCACCGCCCGGCCTTCGTGCGCGTCCCCCGGCCCGCCCTCCGGCTCGTCCTTGGCCGGCTTGCTGACGAACTCGTCCTGGCGAACCAAAGAATGGAGCCGGCAAAGCTTGCCGCCGCCGGTTTTCACTGGAAACACCCCGGGCTCGATGAAGCCATGGAGTGGCTGACGGGTAACCCTTCCAGCTAA
- a CDS encoding S41 family peptidase — MTSSSYLRFPHVHGELVTFVAEDDIWIAPVSGGRAWRVSSQQMPARNPRFTPDGKRLVWTAVVGTSPEVVTADVDGGGYKQLSYFGHATTRVKGFTPAGNVLVTSAFQRSESRHTYAYSLPLKGGAAVELPFGPVEGVAFGPEIGDEKPVVLASVLSREPAWWKRYRGGTGGKLWIDSDGNGEFERLIPDIEGNLTDPLWIQGRIAFLSDHEGYGNLYSVLPDGSGLRRHTDHEDFYVRHASTDGQRIIFESAGELWILPSLDADAEAVKLEITLGSASPARRPAPLKASAHLGDVFPNVAGTASAVESHGTIHWLRHKDGPSRVVEATPGVRARLPRPLTDGRIAYVADHGGVEALYVKRIAARLSGVVQVPKATEPAVVSGEADGLPKPVSASNVVGESSPANQPATQSVETGKAAGPSDEAAHADPSPDTLGGTAVVGAPGGDDQAGDLRLDFPAPTRTSALEASPDGRWLAIGTAFGDVFVADTASGALTRLVSIGEGSVDQFSWSADSQWLAWSEPVTSFGSRSKLRLARPSASDAGIIDATDGRFCDESPRFTPDGKFLAFLSNRSFDPVYDGHSFDLSFPSPIKPYLLALAADTPSPFGPSVDTLEDAQATTAKHDGDDAPVVRVDAEGLAHRVITVPVPQGNYSGLAAADGALLWLDTELSGVTGEGKGTLQDKKTAPSLVRFDLAKRKETTLVPAVDSYRLSGDRKRVVYVLDKQIMSVPSDSKVDEESGELVKVDLNRIRVILDPVAAWGQAFDEAWRLQRDFFWAPDMAGQDWDSVYKRYRPIVDRLGSHDDLVDLLWEIHGELGTSHAYVRPAAVAEPGRNGQGRLGAELQLGSKGWEITRILAGESSDPLATSPLTRPGADAKVGDVLLAIDGVELSAALTPAMQLVGAAGRTVELTLLNGPGHGGAAGAQRRVAVVPIPDEERLRYQDWVRANRRTVREASGDKFGYLHIPDMMANGWAQLHRDLDTETALDGLIVDVRRNRGGHTSQLVAELIGRKVTGWSMPRGEKPRTYPHHAPRGPVIILADEFAGSDGDIITQVSKLRGIGPVIGVRTWGGVVGIDNRFALADGTGVTQPRYATWFGGGIGWDVENRGVEPDIEVLFPPHAYAAGSDPQLEYGIGALKEMIQELPTDRPPLREGYRQVRPAPLPARPQEG; from the coding sequence ATGACCTCCTCCAGCTACCTCCGTTTCCCGCATGTGCATGGCGAACTGGTCACGTTCGTGGCCGAAGACGACATCTGGATCGCCCCCGTCTCAGGTGGCCGCGCCTGGCGTGTCTCGTCCCAGCAAATGCCGGCAAGGAACCCCCGCTTCACTCCTGATGGCAAGCGGCTGGTGTGGACTGCTGTTGTTGGTACCTCACCGGAGGTTGTCACCGCGGACGTCGACGGTGGCGGGTACAAGCAGCTGAGCTACTTTGGACACGCCACAACCCGGGTCAAGGGTTTCACGCCTGCGGGGAACGTCCTGGTGACCAGCGCGTTCCAGCGGTCCGAGAGCCGGCACACGTACGCCTATAGCCTCCCCCTGAAGGGAGGTGCCGCCGTCGAACTTCCCTTCGGACCGGTGGAGGGCGTTGCCTTTGGACCCGAAATCGGTGACGAGAAGCCCGTCGTCCTGGCGAGCGTCCTTTCCCGGGAGCCGGCTTGGTGGAAGCGTTACCGGGGTGGCACTGGCGGCAAGTTGTGGATCGACTCAGACGGCAACGGTGAGTTCGAGCGCTTGATTCCCGACATTGAGGGCAACCTGACGGACCCGTTATGGATCCAGGGGCGCATCGCCTTCCTTTCAGACCACGAAGGCTACGGAAACCTCTACTCCGTTCTTCCTGACGGGTCAGGACTGCGCCGCCACACGGACCATGAGGATTTCTATGTCCGGCACGCCAGCACGGACGGACAGCGGATAATCTTCGAATCCGCCGGTGAACTCTGGATTCTGCCCTCGCTTGATGCCGATGCTGAAGCGGTGAAGCTGGAGATCACGCTCGGCTCCGCATCACCGGCGCGGCGTCCCGCCCCGCTGAAAGCATCCGCGCATTTGGGCGATGTATTTCCGAACGTTGCAGGAACAGCCAGCGCCGTGGAGTCACACGGCACTATCCACTGGCTCCGGCATAAGGACGGGCCATCGCGGGTGGTCGAAGCGACGCCGGGCGTCCGGGCCCGCCTTCCGCGTCCTTTGACGGATGGCCGGATCGCCTATGTGGCCGACCACGGGGGAGTGGAGGCTCTGTACGTCAAGCGCATCGCCGCACGCTTGTCCGGAGTTGTTCAGGTGCCGAAGGCCACCGAACCCGCTGTTGTTTCCGGTGAAGCCGACGGACTCCCCAAGCCGGTCTCTGCATCCAACGTCGTGGGGGAAAGTTCCCCGGCAAACCAGCCAGCCACCCAATCCGTTGAAACGGGCAAGGCGGCCGGACCCTCCGACGAAGCCGCCCACGCAGATCCCTCACCCGACACTCTGGGGGGAACGGCCGTAGTTGGCGCACCGGGCGGAGATGATCAAGCGGGCGATCTCCGGCTGGACTTCCCCGCACCTACAAGGACGAGCGCACTGGAGGCCAGCCCCGATGGCCGTTGGCTGGCCATCGGCACGGCTTTCGGCGACGTTTTCGTAGCCGACACCGCTTCCGGGGCATTGACTCGTTTGGTCAGTATTGGCGAAGGAAGCGTCGATCAATTCTCGTGGTCCGCTGATTCGCAGTGGCTTGCCTGGTCTGAGCCTGTGACGTCCTTCGGTTCCCGCAGCAAACTTCGCCTGGCAAGGCCCTCGGCATCCGACGCCGGAATCATCGATGCCACCGACGGGCGCTTCTGCGATGAATCACCCCGGTTCACCCCCGACGGGAAGTTCCTGGCGTTCCTGTCCAACAGGAGCTTCGACCCCGTCTATGACGGCCATTCGTTCGACCTTTCCTTCCCGAGCCCGATCAAGCCGTACCTGCTGGCTCTGGCCGCTGATACACCGTCTCCTTTCGGGCCGTCCGTGGACACCCTTGAGGACGCGCAGGCTACAACAGCAAAGCACGACGGCGACGACGCGCCAGTTGTGCGGGTCGACGCGGAAGGCCTTGCACACCGGGTCATTACGGTTCCAGTGCCACAGGGAAACTACTCCGGGCTCGCTGCCGCCGACGGAGCGTTGCTGTGGCTTGATACTGAGCTATCCGGTGTCACCGGCGAAGGAAAGGGCACCCTGCAGGATAAGAAGACAGCCCCGTCGCTGGTGCGTTTTGACCTTGCCAAGCGCAAGGAGACCACCCTCGTTCCTGCTGTAGACAGTTACCGCTTGTCGGGTGATCGCAAGAGGGTTGTCTACGTCCTTGATAAGCAAATCATGTCAGTTCCCTCAGACAGCAAGGTGGACGAGGAATCCGGGGAACTGGTCAAAGTGGACCTGAACAGGATCCGCGTGATCCTGGATCCCGTGGCTGCCTGGGGCCAGGCCTTTGATGAAGCATGGCGCCTGCAGCGGGACTTTTTCTGGGCTCCGGACATGGCTGGCCAGGATTGGGATTCCGTCTACAAACGCTACCGTCCGATCGTGGACCGCCTGGGGTCCCACGACGACCTCGTGGACCTGTTGTGGGAGATCCACGGCGAACTGGGAACCTCGCATGCTTATGTGCGGCCCGCCGCTGTGGCTGAACCTGGCCGCAATGGTCAAGGCAGGCTGGGCGCTGAGTTGCAGCTCGGCAGCAAAGGCTGGGAGATAACCCGGATCCTGGCTGGAGAGTCTTCCGATCCCCTCGCAACCTCGCCCTTGACGCGTCCCGGCGCGGATGCGAAGGTGGGCGACGTCCTCCTGGCGATTGACGGCGTCGAGCTTTCCGCGGCGCTGACGCCTGCCATGCAATTGGTGGGGGCAGCAGGGCGAACTGTTGAATTGACACTCTTGAATGGGCCAGGACATGGCGGAGCTGCGGGTGCCCAGCGCCGCGTTGCCGTTGTCCCCATCCCGGACGAGGAGCGGTTGCGCTACCAGGACTGGGTCCGGGCCAACCGGCGCACGGTGCGTGAGGCATCCGGCGACAAGTTCGGCTACCTGCACATCCCGGACATGATGGCCAATGGTTGGGCACAGTTGCATCGTGACCTCGACACCGAAACGGCCTTGGACGGGTTGATCGTAGACGTACGGCGTAACCGTGGGGGCCACACCTCGCAACTCGTGGCTGAGCTCATTGGCCGGAAGGTCACTGGGTGGAGTATGCCGCGTGGCGAGAAGCCACGGACTTATCCCCACCATGCTCCGCGGGGTCCAGTGATTATCCTGGCAGACGAATTTGCCGGATCAGATGGCGACATCATCACCCAAGTGTCCAAACTGAGGGGCATCGGTCCCGTCATTGGGGTACGGACATGGGGTGGCGTGGTGGGCATTGACAACCGTTTTGCGCTGGCCGACGGCACCGGGGTGACGCAGCCCCGCTACGCTACTTGGTTTGGCGGTGGGATCGGCTGGGATGTTGAAAACCGCGGTGTGGAGCCGGACATCGAGGTGCTCTTCCCGCCGCACGCCTATGCCGCAGGCAGCGATCCGCAACTCGAGTATGGCATCGGTGCCCTTAAGGAGATGATCCAGGAGCTGCCTACTGACCGCCCGCCGCTGCGTGAAGGCTATCGTCAGGTGCGGCCCGCGCCGTTGCCCGCCCGTCCGCAGGAGGGCTAG
- a CDS encoding serine/threonine-protein kinase, with protein METTDVPAPLIPHIPGYTPLRPLGSGCSSTVWLASRDKDGARFAIKCVTGGPGKGSGGSTGPDSEHGFREGRILSGLQHEHLIRLHDVVKLPGVGTGSVGLVMDFAAGGSLANLVGGRRKLGVGEVVTILTPVAQVLAYLHAQGTAHGDISPGNVLFTAQGKPLVADLGVAGVVGEKNQSLDVGTDGFVDTSVSARGAPGNGAREALQPERDVYSLAALGWYCLTGRAPEIAKHRPPLPLLVPEVPKGLAAALEAGLDPDPRARPTARELGTAIYRSAAAQPVDLAGSVHSSVIPELLTRRQAGGRPQRRNPLSRISLGRIPQTDAVSRLWPVRTAMTPRPERRKRKGQPQRRRQPQRGPRLTIRVGLLVAGVVSVGAVGWAFWLGIQEPASGSTSLVNPGTTTQATQTTQTNQPIPAARLDALRSEDPTIAVHALSAVRDMALGLDRLELLASVNAAGSPAQAADETLGEQLRADGIHFAGLTTSLSNVSVLGPQEVDRAVVALTATTSGYEERDRSDRLVKSRPAGEPQQLRLVLVRLAGQWSISEILGPA; from the coding sequence ATGGAAACTACGGATGTTCCCGCCCCCTTGATCCCGCACATACCGGGATACACGCCATTACGCCCACTGGGCAGCGGTTGCTCTTCGACAGTCTGGCTTGCCAGCAGGGACAAGGACGGCGCCCGATTCGCCATCAAATGCGTCACTGGCGGTCCCGGCAAGGGTTCCGGTGGTTCGACGGGACCAGATTCCGAACATGGCTTCCGTGAGGGCCGGATCCTGTCCGGGCTCCAGCATGAGCACCTTATCCGCCTTCACGACGTCGTGAAGCTGCCCGGCGTGGGTACGGGCAGCGTTGGCCTGGTCATGGACTTTGCCGCAGGAGGTTCCCTTGCGAATCTGGTGGGCGGCCGGCGCAAGCTTGGAGTCGGAGAAGTCGTGACGATTCTGACCCCTGTTGCCCAGGTCCTGGCTTACCTGCATGCCCAGGGAACGGCCCACGGGGATATTTCCCCGGGCAACGTGCTGTTTACGGCACAAGGGAAGCCCCTTGTGGCAGACCTTGGCGTGGCCGGCGTCGTGGGTGAGAAGAATCAAAGCCTCGACGTCGGCACGGACGGCTTCGTTGATACGTCTGTCAGCGCCCGGGGCGCCCCTGGTAATGGTGCCAGAGAAGCCTTGCAGCCGGAACGGGATGTGTATTCGCTGGCGGCACTTGGGTGGTATTGCTTGACCGGCAGGGCGCCGGAAATCGCCAAGCACCGCCCACCACTGCCTCTCTTGGTCCCCGAGGTCCCCAAAGGGCTCGCCGCTGCCCTTGAAGCGGGACTGGACCCCGATCCCCGGGCGCGTCCCACCGCCCGGGAACTGGGAACAGCTATATATCGCAGCGCTGCGGCGCAGCCCGTGGACCTGGCTGGTTCCGTCCATTCCTCCGTGATTCCGGAGCTGCTCACGCGGCGGCAGGCCGGGGGCCGACCCCAGCGGAGGAATCCACTGAGCAGGATTTCACTGGGCAGGATTCCACAGACGGACGCTGTGTCGCGGCTTTGGCCCGTGCGGACAGCAATGACACCGCGCCCTGAACGCCGAAAGCGAAAAGGGCAACCGCAGCGGAGAAGGCAACCGCAGCGAGGGCCACGTTTAACTATCCGGGTCGGCTTGCTGGTGGCTGGCGTGGTGTCGGTTGGTGCGGTGGGGTGGGCCTTCTGGCTGGGGATCCAGGAGCCCGCGTCGGGTTCGACGTCCTTGGTAAATCCAGGGACAACGACCCAGGCCACGCAAACCACCCAAACCAACCAGCCCATTCCGGCAGCGCGTTTGGATGCGCTCCGCTCCGAGGATCCGACAATCGCCGTGCACGCGTTATCGGCCGTGCGCGACATGGCGCTGGGACTGGATCGTCTTGAATTGCTCGCAAGCGTTAACGCAGCAGGCTCACCTGCCCAAGCGGCAGATGAGACGTTGGGGGAGCAGCTAAGGGCTGACGGTATCCACTTTGCCGGACTCACCACCAGCTTGAGCAATGTATCGGTGCTGGGCCCACAGGAGGTTGATCGCGCCGTCGTTGCCCTGACCGCCACGACCTCCGGCTACGAGGAGCGCGACCGGTCGGATCGCCTGGTGAAGTCCCGGCCCGCCGGGGAGCCCCAGCAGTTACGCCTGGTCCTTGTCAGATTGGCTGGGCAGTGGAGCATCTCGGAGATTCTCGGTCCTGCTTAG